Part of the Lolium rigidum isolate FL_2022 chromosome 6, APGP_CSIRO_Lrig_0.1, whole genome shotgun sequence genome, AGCTTACTGGTGACTTAGCAGTTAGCACTAGAGTAGTCGCCTGCTTAGCTAGCCAAGGCAGAGGAGGCAGGTAGGTAACTAGAGAGATCGATGGCCGTGTCACGCTCCGGCGAAGCGGGCGTGGCCGCCGGCGACACCGCCGACGCGGACCGAGCCCGGCTGCACCAGCTCGGCTACAAGCAGGAGCTCAAGCGCGGCCTCTCGTACGTCCGCCTCTGCTTCAGCGTCTGCCTCACCGTCATCCGGTTAATCACTCTCTGCTCTGTTTAATTTGGTCTGCAGCCTCATGTCCAACTTCGCCTTCTCCTTCTCCATCATCTCCGTGATGGCCGGCGTGACGACAACGTACAACGGGGGCCTGCGCTACGGCGGTCCGGCGTCCATGACGCTGGGTTGGCTCGTGGTGGCCGCGTTTAACGGCTGCGTCGCGCTGTCCATGGCCGAGATCTGCTCTGCCTACCCGACCTCCGGCGGGCTCTACTACTggagcgccaagctcgccggcaagaaGTGGGCGCCTCTTGCCTCCTGGGTCACCGGCTGGTGCGTTCTGAATTTTGACCTTGATTTCACTGTCTTGGCTGTCTGCTTTCATGCTTAGTTTTCTGATCACATTGGCAAAGGAGAACTGTCTGATTTGACATGGGTTGGCAGTTTGCTCAAATATATCGCTTTCTGAAAACAGCACATCCCAACGTACCCTCAAATAGAGtatctttttttttctcaaacATAACAATAGAACAAACAATCTGTCTGTTCACTGTCTAATGCAAAGGCAGAACACCTGCCAGGTTTCCTCACACTGTATAAACTTCCACCGTCCAACAAATATTGGGAGCTAAGTTTGTGTGATGCTCCCTTTTTCAGGTTCAATATCGTGGGGCAGGTATGCTGAAAATTACAGATTGCTCAAGTACAGCTTAAACCAATCGACACGGTGCTGACAGTCTAGTGTCTTGCGTTGACTGTCCTAGTGGGCTACCACCACGAGCACGGACTTCTCTCTGGCGCAGCTCGTCCAGGTGATCGTCCTGCTCGGCACCGGTGGAGCCAACGGCGGGGGCTACATGGCCTCCAAGTACGTTGTCCTGGCAATCCACGGCTTCTTCCTCATCCTGCACGGCCTCATCAACAGCCTACCTATCCGGTGGCTGTCCTGGTTCGGCAAACTCGGTGCTTTCTGGAACACAGCAGGTGTTTTTCCGATTTCGTTCCAGCATCTGAGTTCATCGTTCCTTGAGTAATTATTTTCTGAAACAAATTCATGGTTAGGTGCCTTTACATTGGTAATCTTGATCCCAACGGTGGCCAAGGAGAGGGCGAGCGCCAAGTTCATCTTCACGCACTTCAATGACGACAATGGCATGGGTGTCCACGGCAAGGCGTACATCCTGGCCCTCGGGCTCCTCACCAGCCAGTACTCTCTGCTCGGCTACGATACGTCTGCTCACATGGTATATATTTAGCTGCTCGTTCTACACTACACTGACATGGAATTTTCGTCGATGTGTCTGAAGATCCAATGACCCTTGTGGCATGTAAACGCAGATCGAAGAAACTAAGAATGCAGACTGGAGCGGGCCGATGGGGATCATCACATCGGTGGCTCTGTCGACCACGTTCGGGTGGATCTTCTTGGTGTCCCTTACATCGATCGTGACGGACATACCGTACTTGTTGGATCCGACCAACGATGCCGGCGGCTACGCCGTTGCTCAGGCTCTGTATACCGCCTTCGACAGGAGGTACGGTAGCGGCGTGGGAGGGCTAGTCTGCGTTGGGATCGTCGCCGTCGGCATCTTCTTTGCCGGCGCCATGTGCATAGCCAGCAACTCAAGGTTTGTCTATCAAAATGAACACTGCCTTTCAGAATAGCACGAATTAGCGTTTAACTTCACAATCTTGTACCACGCACAGGATGGGGTACGCCTTCTCGAGGGACAGGGCGATGCCGTTCTCGCACGTGTGGCAGCGGGTGAGCAAGAACGATGTGCCGCTCAACGTCGTCTGGCTCTCCGCCGTTGTGGCCTTCATAATGGCTCTCACGGTGCGCAACGTTTCCGCCATAGATCATGCCATGTATTCGTATAGCTGAACTTACTGCGATTTTTGTTTCGTATGTGCAGTCTCTAGGGAGTTTGGTGGCGTTCCAGGCAATGGTGTCGATCTCAACACTCGGGCAGTACATTGCCTACGCGCTGCCCATCTTCTTCCGTGTGACGACGGCCCGGAAATCGTTCGTCCCCGGACCATTTCACCTCGGCCGGTACGGGGTGTTCATCGGCTGGGCCGCCGTCCTCTGGGTGGCCTTCCTCACCGTGCTCTTCTCGTTGCCTGTGGCGTACCCGGTTGCCCAGGAAAACTTGAACTACACGCCGGTGGCGGTCGGCGGCGTGCTGCTGCTCAGCCTTGCCGCCTGGGTGCTCAATGCACGGTTCTGGTTCAAAGGGCCCATCACCAATGTCGACTTGTAGCGATTGATCGATTCACGTTTCAGATCcttgttttgaaatttgaattgtATATATAGTCTTAGAGTTAAAGACGATGGCAGATAAGTAATTAAATCTTTAAGATAAATCTATATCCAGAACGGTGACAACTGTGCAAGTAATTTTGTTACGGATGGAGGAGGTCTGAAGGAATCCGCGCGAATAATGAAACGAGCCATGCAGACCGGCCTGTGAAAACCCATTTCAAGACTAAATTTGGGTTGAAAATGCGGTCGTGCGGTCCAAAATTTAGGCTGGAAATACGGGCATCTTGTTCTACCCGTGCACTTCCGTTAGTGGCATACAAACCATTCCAGACAGAAATCGACCCCTTCCCTCTCCGCCACGACACCGCCACCTGCGTTGTTCCACGCCATTCCCGTAGCCGCCCGCTTCGGCCACTCCTTGCTGGAGGTCCGTCTCTTGCGAGCGTTGTTTGTACACACTTGCCTCCGTTGGAGGAGCTCGGGTCTAGCAGGCGTCCTTGTTGCCGTCCCATAACATGCATACGGCAAGACAAATCGAGCAAATTAAAACAAAGATGTATAACCAAAGGTACATCGAGATTCTTGGAATTCGTCGTTTCTAATATCATCTTTTTTTATTTTCGTCCTTACCAACGAGATCGAAATTGTACAATTTCTGTTTTAGGGTATCCACTATCGAACTTACACAAATTGTCCTAATGCACTAAATACCCGTATCGCTGGTTTAGTCAAAATGTATGCTAAGAGTTGCCTAGGTGATTGAAGACGTGACAAATATTTAGAGCGGAGGAGAACCAACTTATGATTGGATGCTTAGGATGGCAGGGGCACCCCAAGATCACCAAggatcaaatcctagatttgctaTTTTGGTGTCTCAAAAGGTGGAATATTTCTCAGTGGGAGACGGCATTCCCGTCAATAGCGAGGCATTAGTGGTGATTTCATCAATTTTAAGACCCAATCAGTTTTTTTAGCACCGCGTATAAGAATATATCAATACACAGTGTGAAGATACAAACGCTCGTCCTCCCGTGTGTCGCTCCCTAGGGCGACACCGTGGGCAACCAATCGCGCCGCCGCCAAGACTCCCGCACTGTCTGCCTctctcgccgccgctgccgccggcccttgccgcggACCCAGCTGCCGAAGGAGGTTGGGTTGAGGTCGCCGGGGATGCTGGCCATGGCTGCTAGGGCGGTTTTGGCCGGATCTTCTTCGTGCAGCACCCAGGGTGGCGCCCCTAgttggggtggtggcggaggTCTTCTCCCGGCGGCGCCATGGCTGCAGTGAAGGTGCATGGCCGGTGGATGGTGGTTGCGGATACCCTAGATCTCGATCTGGGTGTCTCCCAGGCCACCCCCCGTGCTCGATCTCCGCTGCGTGTTGGTCCGGTTCCGATGAGGATCGACCCTGCGCTGACGTCTCCTTCCCCCCTGCCGGCCTCCCTCAGTGCTGATGGTAGGATTTGGTGCGGCGGCCGCAGGTTTCCAGCGGGTGGTGTGGGGGATTCTCGCGTGgcatgaataaaggtggtggtcctaggatctctctcgcgccaagacgaagatctaccttatgcatgtccgtctggatttggctggatgttgagttccggaaggctccgctgaCAAATGTACAGTGCTCGTTCATGGAGTTTGGTGGTttgggaggtattcggtcgtgtgcacccatgattttattccgatcatttggttctagagggagcgacgcgaagctcttttctgtgttgccAGCAGATGACATTCTATTCCATGGTGTATCAGAGACGGAGAAGTtcttgaaggccggattggaggactagctgcGGAGGGTCGAGTCATGGTGTTGTTGAGAGATTTGCTTGGTATTCTGGGTCTCGTAACAGCAATATGCAAGTGGGGGCAGCAACACGGGTGAATTCAGAGTTTTACCTTTCACtgtgaaaatccaagatctggccttaattggttgtgcctggaaatggtcttgttgaagatattgttttgagagcggggactatctccagggtgaaaacttaagatcttttgatcgggtGACGACGACGCTTGTGTACTGTTCCCTTCTAGGAGGCGTCGCTTGTGGAGAGACTGAATTTcagatgttgtcttggtggtggttgtactgTTGTTGCTAGAACTAGAGTACCATACCGGGgctttttttcttagttttctttttcttttttggctgtgtgcatccgtactaccattagggtactgcgttgttgcagaggctgggtgtaattggtatctatcgatattaatatattccctttatcgaaaaaaatcgaATCAGTTTTTTTGAACTCAGGTAGAATTACATCCGTTTGTTAATACATATGAGTGTATATACTTATTTATTAGTGTTTGCGTCTATGTTTCGTAAAAAAAAGTAGAAACGGCGGAGGAGTAAAAAAACACACAGTGAGCAGTAGGTGGGGCTAATCTTCTTCACTACCTACCACCCGACCGGCCGGGTAGTGCCGAAGCCCGGCCCAACGTTTCTCTGGTTTGGGCTAGCACAACCCAGTTTGGTGTGTTTTCATTCCTTCCTCCGTTCCTCGCTCCCTCCTGCCGCGCCGCCATGGGCGTCCTTTCCGCGCCCCCCGCTCTCCTCCGACAAGCCGCCGCCCTCGTCTCCGGCGCGGGCCGCCGCTACTCCAGGCCATCCGCGCCCTCTCACCTCGGCCGCCTACCCCTCCAGGTGCTTGCTCATCTCCACTCCCCACTCCCCCTCGCTCCCTACAGCGTTCTGTCCCATGTGTGGACAATAGGTTCCATTACCCTGCGCCTGCGGTGCGAGCAACTCAGTATTGCTGTTGCAGTACGCTGTACGCATGTAAAGTCCTAACGCTGGCCACTTTTCTTCTCTTCTATTTGCTAGAACGGGGCAAGCGATGCATACCATCGGCTCTGGTCACGAGGCTGTCTCATGTCAACCACAGGTACGGCTGATGTTTGCTCTATTTTGGTTACTGCTTGGCATTTATGTTGTAAAATTATCCAGCATTCCTTTCTCCTTCTAAATGGGTGCATATGACCTTCAAAGTTTGCATGTTTTGTATACCGAGTATTGTCAGTGTCCTGTTTTCGGCACGAAAAAGGAGCAAACATCAAACTGTTGTGTCCATCAATACCTACTCTGCATTGCCTTTCCCCAAGTGTCGCTTTATTGTGTCTGCACAAACCATATGGTTAAactatactactccctccattcactaaTGTAAGACCTTTTATACTTTCTCGTATATGCATGCATCTACACACATTTAACTGTGCAGGTTCACTCATTTTGGTCCGTGTCTAGTCCACTTTGAAATATCTAAAAGGTCTTAACTTAGTGAAAAGAGGTGGTAGTATTCTAGTGGATACCTGGTGCTTACCAGAGCTAAAAAAATTACTACACTGTAGTATTTTTTTTGCGTTCCATAACTATATCAACTGCCTTCCTTATGAGTTACGCATTTACTCAGGAATCTGTgcaaaatttcagttgatatgcaGTTAGACTACGAAAGTGATCCCCCACCAGATgatgcaaaaacttttgagaaaGAGTCAACACTGAATGGTGCCGTCTCTCAACTTGCAAGTGATTTTGATAGAGATTCAAATCTCACTTTGGAGCGCTTCTCCCGGACAAGGCGTGCATCTGTCATTTCAACCGGTTCACTTAAGCTTGATCTTGCTCTTGGCGTTGGAGGATTACCAAAGGTTATATAATGCTTTTACATATTGTTCAGAACTAAGTATCCACACAATGTAAGCATGCTTCATTATTATTTAATTACTTGTACTATCACACCTGGACTTGACATTTCCCACTCATATTAGGCAGAAAAGTTCAGACAACCTTTGTGTGTCCTGTTGCTGTACACTATACATCAGTTCCCTATTTCTGTCAGCAGTAACAAGTCTATATGGTACTGGGTGTATTTTGCTGTTCTTTGCATCTTTTGAATTTTGTTGCACATCTACCCTATGCATTGGTTTAACCATTGTGATAACTTTAACCGGTTCATTGAGTGGCAAAGAACCTTTCCTTCACTGTTTCTAAACATCATGTCTTGCATGTTGGTTATGATTGTTATTTTTCCTTTTGACTGGACACCCAAGAATCACCTTTTTTCTTCAGCATCTCTAGAAGAATCTATACAGAATCACAGACACAGCTTCATCATGTATCCTTgggtttatatttatatttcaaaTTGGATTTTAGTTACCCCTGTTTGACAAATTACTGATTGAAGTTGTTTGGCAGGGTAGAATGGTTGAAATATTTGGGAAAGAGTCATCTGGAAAGACAACACTTGCACTTCATGTTGTGAAGGAAGCCCAGAAGAATGGAGGTTGATATTTCTATTGTGATTCCTGGagttttttattcatttattaaatTGTCTAGCCTCCTTCTTTATCCTTCACATATTTACTTTGCTTCAACGACCCTTGAGAACAAGAAGTCTGTGTATGATTACTGTCTTGTACTCTTGTGCACTCCTGAAATTTGTTTCGCCATCTTGAATTCTTATTGCTGCTTTGAAATCATTAAAAGTTCTGTTGTACAACTTTGAGATGGTTTACTTAGCATTGTTAGTAACCTCTCAGCGTGAACTGTAGGAGAAGTTGGATCTTTAGTAGTATTAAGAAGTAAGAATGGCTTCCACACTTGTCAGTCTTTAAAGTTCTCACTGGCATGCATTAGTAATAAATATCTGCAAATTGTATACTTGGAAACACTGTTCATATTCGAAATGTCTTTTTATACATTGTCACAATACTGGCTACTAATATTTCAGTACATCAAGTCTCAGTAGCAATTTTCTTCCAACTGTTAAATTATCCTTCTTATGATGTCCTTTCATAGAGCTTTTCTGTGATGATTTATCCTTACTTTGTGTTTGGTTCATTGTTAGTTGATATGTTTTCCATCTTATTGTAAAGTGGAGTGTCTGATCAACATTTGCGGTTCCCAATATTTGCAGGTTATTGTGCTTATATTGATGCAGAAAATGCTTTCAACACTTCAGTTGCAGAAGCAATTGGTGTGGACATTGATAAACTCCTAATAGCTCAACCTGATTCTGCTGAAAACTCCTTAAGCATAGTGAACACTCTTGTTGGTGGATCCATTGATGTTGTTGTCGTGGATAGTGTATGCTACTTCACCGTGCCACTCTCAGATAGCTTTCTGTTTTCTGTTATAGTCTATAGGCAGAAGAATACTTACATTGGCATCGATGATATGAATTGAATCATGAATATTGTGCATTCCCTAGCAATATAGCAGAGCATGCATTCTGTAGTTTATATGACAGCTGGACTGTGTTAATTCTGTGATAGCATCAATGATATGAACTGAATCTTGAAAATCATGCATTGCGTAGTAATACAAAAGAAGAGCATACATCAGTAGTTCCTCTGTTGATTCCATGATTTAAGATTAGGAACTATAATTGGAAGATCTATTAATCTGCATTTTTTAAGCATTCTGCGTCTAGCACTGTCTGGACATGCTATGTTCTTTATTTTTCAAATATGCAATGCATCACTAACTATTGCTTAGTTTTCCAAATTTGTGTACTCCATATTTAAGCTATGTTACATTACCTTGTTATTAATTAATGGATTAATGACAGGTGGCAGCACTTCTTCCCAAATGTGAACTTGAAGGTGAAATACACATGAAATTTGCAGACCTACAATCCCGTTTAATGACTCGGGCACTTCGAAAAATTCAATACACATTAAGTCGCTCAGAAACACTTATTATTTTTGTGAATCAGGTATAGAATTAATTGTGTTCCTTGTTGTTGACTCATAACATCAGAGATCACCTTGGTTCCTTGAGACCCTTGTTCCTGGTTCCCACACTGTTTATCAGATGTTATTGATCCAGTAATTGTTTTAGTTTGTACTGTTTCCTATTGTTCCAATAAGAAACCTATTATAACAAATCTCCTGCAATTATAATTGATCATTTCTCCATGTAGGCACAAAGTTAAATATGCTATGTTATGTTCTTTTAAAACTAATCTTCAAAATGAAATGGGTTTGAACTGAAATTTGATAACTCGGTACTGGCTTGCTTTAGTTGGGAAAATATATTATTCTAGTACTGATTACTGAAAGCCTCAAACTATGTCACCATGCCACCCATATCAGAGTGAACTCCTGCTATTATTTTTTCCTTCCTGCTGATGACGATCTGAAATTTCATACTAATTGTGTTGCAGCTTTAACAGATTTTTTAGTCCTTAGTCTTCTTATCATACTAATATAAACACAAAAGTCTCCATGAGCTATAGATTTCTTTAACATTGGGGCTATGATGCTGCTGCCATAGTTCGTTCTTTGTTAGCTTTATTGATTGGTTATATTTATAGGTTAGAACAAGGCGGGATCCAGTTTCTGGTCTCTACAAGGAGACGACCTGTGGTGGCAATGCATTAGGGTTCTATTCAGCAGTCAGAATGCGGACTTCGAGAAGGAAACTGCGCTATAGCGAAGACCAGGTATTACGCGTAGACTTCATGATTCTTACCCTTGGCTGATAGCACTAGAGAAAaataatagtttaaaatagcgggctattTCATTTAGCCGCGGCATTTTCATAAGCTAAGAATAGCCTAGCTATAGCGGGCCAAtccatttagtttttttttttcaaaaataggGAAAATTGCAGTCAAATGTTGCCAAAACTAAAGAAAACTATGACTCAAACATGATTCGAGGTACAACTCATTCAACTATTCAGCACAAACAAATACTCAACTATTCAAGTCACAAGTTTTCTCCAATCAGATTGAACACAAATTCAGGAAACATGAAATAAATAGGACAAGAGAAGAGAAATTCATAAAACTGGGATTTTAGCGGCTAAATTAGAGGCTAATTAGAGCTTAATAAGGCTATTGCCGGCTATTAGCGGGTTTTCTCATTTAGCCTATAAATGGCATATCTGGAGAGGGAGCTCTCCCAAAAGGCTATAGctgggctatagccggctatttaaaacttcGAGAAAAATACACATTGTTCTACTCAAGGTGTGAAGTACCCGTAACTTGACTATAATAGACCACCAGGTACATGTCAACTGTGCTATAATAGCAGCAAACTGTGCCTTTTCAGGCTACTGGCATCGGTATATCAGTTGAGATCATCAAGAACAAACTAGCTCCAGCAATTCTGAAGGAAGCTGGGATCGACATCAGGTTTGGTAGGGGAATCTGCTATGAATCAGAGATTCTGGAGATGGCTTCTTCCCATGGAGTTATTGTGAAGGAAGGGTGTGGGTATTGGATCAACGGCAAGTTACTGCCTGACAAGGGAGAAGCGGAGAAGTTCCTGCTTGAGAATGATGCCGTGGCAGATGACATCTGCAGTACCATGAGAAGCGAACTCTTTGAAAGGTGACAAACGAAGGCCACTGGAAATTGGACGTCCAAATTTTTTCTCCTCGCCAAATTGACACAATGTAAATATTcaaaatcccaggaatattgtgtgTAGTCTGATTTTATTGCCCGATTTATTATTTATCTGGTGAAGTGAGGATGAGGGATGCATGGCCAATTAGGGCTGATTGCCACCATCAGCCTGATAGGTACTGTGATACCACAAGGTGTAGATTTCTGCCCTCTGGAATTGTACTGTGACCACCGTAGTTGTTGTATCATGTGCTACTAGGGTACTTCCTGTGTAACTTCTAGGGTGCTAACACCAGAAAGATGAATAGAATGCATATGCAAGGAACAAGCGAACACAACAAGTTATACTGGTTATCCGttccaaattatgatgttgaataAAATGATACATTATTCCTGCAGATTGCATGTGTACACAATACCTACGAAAATGACAAAGGAAAGTTCAAATAGTGCGTAGACATACACCATCCTAGGTGGAAAACTCGCTTGTGTTCTATACATTTTACTTGGCTAGCTAACTAGGAAAATATTTTCATAGTTTGTCTAGCTGATACTTAGCTTCGCTAGCTAACTAGGAAAATATTTTCATGTTTTGTAACCGAGACGGCAGGTCGATCTCTAACAAGGAGAATTCCTGCTTCTGCCTATGCATCTTCTTCAACTCCAGGTCAAATACAATGGGCGGATCGCTGTACTCTTTATAATGTCGCGTGCGTACCACCTCCAGAAACACCACGTCGCCGGTCCTCTTCCCGGAGCCCTCGAAATCAATACGTTCATTTGGGCCGCCGGTGATAGTAGGATCCAGCGACCGCATCATCTCCTCCATGTCAATCACAGTCTCCAATGACCAACCACTGCCATCTGCCGCTGAGGCTGGGAGCTGTAGCCACACAAACATCATGAACCCTTGAATggcgagcagtttcagcagttttctgTCGGACGATGTTGCCAAGTAGAGGTTGTTGACATCATAGTCGTCACATTTTATGGACGGGAGCTTCACCGAGCCCATCTTCTCTGCGCCAAAATCGTATCTCAAGATGTTCTTGCCAAGATGCCCTGATAGCCAGTGGATAACGCCACCGTGGAGGATAGCGGGGTTGCCGCGCTGGTTGAGCGGCCACACATGGAAGTCGTTTTTTCCCTCATATGTAACTAGCTCCCATGTACCACTACCACACGATGAAGCAGTATGTACTTTGATACCCCATCTGTAGATCTCAAAGACGAGCAGCATAAAGGAGTAGTCGATGCCGTCAGCGGAGGTGAGAAGCACACACTTGTGACTGCGGTTCTGATTGCTCCCAATCTCCGGCGGGTTGGAGAAGAATCTATGGATGCCGCCCATAGGGTCGTACACGCACAGGTTGTAAGGGTCAGATAGGGGTCGGTTTTTGATGTTTACatggcggaggaggacgaggctgtGACTAGACGAGAGGGGTTCGTAGTATTTGCCAAGGAGGGTCATAGGAGCTTTGCGTGACAAGAAGCGCGAGAGGTGGTTGTGGCAGAAGGACAAGGCGGCGGGGGTAGTCGGGTGAACCAGGGTGACATGCTTCTTGGTGTTGGTGCACAGATAGGCGAGGATCGATGGAGCCGCTTGGCTAACGCGGCGGAGGAAATGCGGGCTGAGGATGTCACGCCGGAAGCGCTTGCAGGTGGCGGCACAACGGATAAGTGTGCGGAGATCGATGCGCGCGGCGATCTCGAGCAGGATATCCCCTGGCAGCGTCCTCGCTATCGGGGTCTTGCGCTTAGGCAGCGCACATGTCTTTTCTTGTCGGCTTTTCCTTGATGGCGCCATGGCGTGCCTGTGCAGAGAGATCGATCCGGTAGTCTGCCCGTCTATACATGGTGCTGAGAGAAATAACGAAAGGCTCGTAGAGTCCGCGATCGATCAGAATCAGGTAGAGTCGAATTACAAGAGGATTTTGCAATTTTATTCGGATGGTCGGACTCGCCAGGGAGTCAAAATCGTGGCTAATTTCGCCTCTCTGTCTACTCTGGTTTCCCCAACCCGCGACTTACAAACTCGTGCGTCCAGGTTTAATTGCTCTATAAGCAGTTCGTGTATGTTACGTtttgtactagtatcatagttatTATATCAGTTTCACTTAACAATTTTACCATGTACTATTGCTTCatatataaaagaaaatgaagtCTATGCTGTGAAAAAACCTGTAATTCCAAATTTTCATGCCACACCTGAGCTTAGGGAAATTTGAGTCACTTACGTAAGACACAAGTAGTCAAGGTTAGTACCGTACCTGTCAAGTTTTATTTTAACTTGATTTGCAGACATTTGGAAGACAAATATACCTGATAGAGTTCAGTTCAAATTCCACAATGTAAGTTTTTGTTACGGGAACTTACCATGTCCAGTACGTTGTATCAATCATACAGGGAAAGAAACCAACAAGTAAAATCTGCAGCATATAAACTGCCGGAGGAGCCACGCTCTTTCTTCTCTCGAGCGGAAACGTCCGGGCGGCGATCGGCATCAAGATCACGGCGGTGACAATGGAGCACAGGGAAGCACTGCCGCGCGACGTGCTCGCCAGCATCCTCCGCCGCCTCTCGCCGCGGGACCTCGCCGTGTCCCGCTGCGTGCACACGGCGTGGCGCGCCCTCGTGGACAGGCGGCGGCTGCTGCGGCTCCGGGCCGAGGACCTTCCACACTCCGTGGAAGGCATCTTCGCCAACTGCAACGGCTGCCCGCGGCcgttcttcctcggccggccatcCACTCAGCACCCTGGCGTCGACTACGGCAACCTAAGCTTCCTTCCCGACTACGACAACGGCCACAGAAAGATGGCAGGTCACTGCAACGGACTCTTGCTCTACGGCTATATAAGTGGGAAGAGTTCTACTTCTGCATGCGTTGTTAACCCTGCCACGCGACGCTGGGAGCACCTCCCCGCCATGCCTGCTGACAACGACGGGGAATGCCGGGCCGCATATCTCGCGTTCGACCCTACCGTGTCGCCGCACTATGAGGTGTTCATGATGCAATCTAAGGATCTAGGACTGTTTGATTTAAC contains:
- the LOC124665267 gene encoding amino-acid permease BAT1 homolog, producing MAVSRSGEAGVAAGDTADADRARLHQLGYKQELKRGLSLMSNFAFSFSIISVMAGVTTTYNGGLRYGGPASMTLGWLVVAAFNGCVALSMAEICSAYPTSGGLYYWSAKLAGKKWAPLASWVTGWFNIVGQWATTTSTDFSLAQLVQVIVLLGTGGANGGGYMASKYVVLAIHGFFLILHGLINSLPIRWLSWFGKLGAFWNTAGAFTLVILIPTVAKERASAKFIFTHFNDDNGMGVHGKAYILALGLLTSQYSLLGYDTSAHMIEETKNADWSGPMGIITSVALSTTFGWIFLVSLTSIVTDIPYLLDPTNDAGGYAVAQALYTAFDRRYGSGVGGLVCVGIVAVGIFFAGAMCIASNSRMGYAFSRDRAMPFSHVWQRVSKNDVPLNVVWLSAVVAFIMALTSLGSLVAFQAMVSISTLGQYIAYALPIFFRVTTARKSFVPGPFHLGRYGVFIGWAAVLWVAFLTVLFSLPVAYPVAQENLNYTPVAVGGVLLLSLAAWVLNARFWFKGPITNVDL
- the LOC124665542 gene encoding DNA repair protein recA homolog 2, mitochondrial-like, encoding MSTTVDMQLDYESDPPPDDAKTFEKESTLNGAVSQLASDFDRDSNLTLERFSRTRRASVISTGSLKLDLALGVGGLPKGRMVEIFGKESSGKTTLALHVVKEAQKNGGYCAYIDAENAFNTSVAEAIGVDIDKLLIAQPDSAENSLSIVNTLVGGSIDVVVVDSVAALLPKCELEGEIHMKFADLQSRLMTRALRKIQYTLSRSETLIIFVNQVRTRRDPVSGLYKETTCGGNALGFYSAVRMRTSRRKLRYSEDQATGIGISVEIIKNKLAPAILKEAGIDIRFGRGICYESEILEMASSHGVIVKEGCGYWINGKLLPDKGEAEKFLLENDAVADDICSTMRSELFER